Within the Oreochromis niloticus isolate F11D_XX linkage group LG14, O_niloticus_UMD_NMBU, whole genome shotgun sequence genome, the region TGGGAAAATGACATCCTTATGGAAATGGGTCAAAAATATCATTTAGATGGGTAAATATAGGGACCTCATCTGTAAGAGTGATGGGAAGAAATTGAATTTTCACTTTAGGGCAAATGGGATATGAATATCTAAACGGTCAGGATGGGTGGTTCTCTTTGGCAGAGCCCAAACTGAGCGGGATGGAGAAACTCATTTAGGCCTCTTCTGACTGGGAGCAAGGTCATTTTTAAAGGGTAAACGAAACTGTCAAAAGGACCGGTAGGAGAGGAATCATAATAAGTGGCCTGTGGTGTTGTGTGCATTTCTGTTGGATGTGTGCTTTGGGtgtgtctgcacacacacaaagacaggacAGAATATTCTTCACAGACCCACAAAGAGCTGATGCCTCAGCTGACCCTGCATTCATTTTTTGCATCCCTGCATGCTTGCAGACATTGACTTTGCCACCAGGAAGATCGCCGTCCACCTGCATCAGACGAAAGTGATAGTCCAGAATGGAGACAAGTTTGAAACAAAGACCCTCAGCACCTTCAGAAACTATGAGGTCAACTTCACTGTGGGTGAGGAGTTTGATGAGTACACAAAGGGACTCGACAACCGAAACGTCAAGGTAGGACTGAATTTGTTTACTCCGAGAACCTTTAACAAGTGCACCTGGAACAGCTGTGTTGAACCAGTGATGTATTAAGGTCTATGTCTTTGTCCTATATTGTGGTGGAACAGACACTAGTTACCTGGGATGGGGATAAGCTGGTGTGTGTTCAGAAGGGGGAGAAAGAAAATCGTGGCTGGAGACACTGGATTGAGGGAGACCTACTACACCTGGTAAGAAAAAACGTGACATGCTGGGAAATTTCTGCCATATATTTAGATGTTCTCGTGTTTTGAATCTTGAATCAAAAGCAGTTAAAATTTACTTAATGGAATCTTATCCATTAAGTAAGTTAAATGTCATAACAGCgggcaataacaataaaaagatAATGAATCACTATCTAAAAAAACCACATGCGGGCTCAGCCTTGTTGTGTAATCTAGACAGCCATGTGTTGCACCATGTTGAACTTTAAGTCTGAAGGTCTGTACCTTTTGTTCTAGGAAATCCACGTTCTCGACAAAGTCTGCCACCAAGTATTTAAGAAGGCGAAATAACACTGGAATGAAGTTCATCCGCACAAAACCGTCTGCTGTGTCTTTTTATAATGTGATTATGGAGAGCTGCAATAAACTGATGTCACACAACTGTACTGATTTACTGTGTTTTTGATGTGATATATTTTGTCTATTAAATGCATACAAAAAGTGAAGTCCAACCTTGCTCATAAATCCAGTACTGGATTAAAAAGTACAGGCTTTTAAACACATAAAGAGTGCATGTTTTATACATTAAAATTCACTTTTATAATTAAAGGTTTCTCTGATATGTAAGTAATGTATGTAATAATGTCTGATGTCTAAACTATACAAAACGGAGAAAGACTAATTAAACACGCCAGAATGAATAAAGGAATGCGTCAGAAAATAACGTTCATATTAAACTCTGTTCTTCTGTCAGACAAAcgtaaataaaacatgaaaataataatttgctTGGAAATTATTGAGCACCAAATGCGGAGGTAAAAGTTTACAAGTGACACCGTGTTTTGCTTCTACAAGAAATGCGGAAGAATCCACGTTGGATGAAGCTGTGTAAATCACACAGCGGCGGCTGAGATATACAGGCCGGAAATTCTTGTCTTCACAAGAAAAGATTTATGTTGTTGCTGAGCAATACGAAATGTGTTTGAAATGGTGCTCCTCCCCCCAAAACAGGAAGCAGCACCTATATATAAACCTGCACACATACTGTAAAACAGGATACAATCTATCCCGTATAGCCCACTGTAACTTGTTGAAATATCTACCTTTATATATTTAGTGTTGCATTAATTACTATACCTAATAGTTGATTCACAGCTATTGTGTAGCTCTGAAAACGAGCAAACCTGTTATAAAATGGCATTTTCTAAGCCATATTTATATGTACTGAACTACTGCTAGCTTAGCTTTCCTGTAAGTGTAAACATGCAGAGCTAACATCTTGTTATTGAAGAAATACTTATTTACACAAACGCTTTTAAAACTAGCAAAATCTACAAGACAGGTGTTTATACTCAGCCTTTTGGTTCTATATTTGGCTTTATAGCCCTGTTGAAATTTGGGAGTTCAGGCTTATTTTGGAAAATCTGTACCGGAGGTGGTTTTTGCAGCTCCTCGAACTTTCTTACAGAAACTTGCTCCGCTGAGCTCCACAGGCAGGCAGCAGTGAGGCCCGTATTTACAGTAGACAGCACCGCAGAGACTCACCGATGTGCAGTCATGGTAGGTGCAACTGAAAAACTAAACTGTTTATGTGACTTCggttatttaagaaaaaaaaattatagttATTTCGTTTGCAGTTTTTTTAAGGACTTTTGTCAGCGACCTAATAATTGTGACATAATAACTTGGAATAACTTTGTATGTCTTAAACTCTCAAAATGAGACaatgaaaaggctgaaaaaaacacttttgtcttttggttgttggatattttgaacatgcattcgTAATACTAAATAAGCAGAGTTAcgaaaagacttgaaaggacctGTAGTGATGGAGCAGGCATGCATATAAAATCTGGTATGAGAAGTATCAACAGACACAACCCCACCCTCAAGGCAGCCAAAAACTGAAATCAAACAGCAGCTGAGACAAGCTGATTACTGACAAAATTGGAGGATTAAAGCTTACTTTAACATATTTAACGGTGTTATTATCTCTTTGTCTTTTCACTCTTCCACAGCCTCTGAGACTGGACATCAAGCGGAAGCTGAC harbors:
- the LOC100700053 gene encoding retinol-binding protein 2 — encoded protein: MPADYSGRWEMVSNDNFEDVMKALDIDFATRKIAVHLHQTKVIVQNGDKFETKTLSTFRNYEVNFTVGEEFDEYTKGLDNRNVKTLVTWDGDKLVCVQKGEKENRGWRHWIEGDLLHLEIHVLDKVCHQVFKKAK